In Micromonospora ferruginea, the sequence CGCGTACGAAGCTGCCCGCGCCGATGTAGCGGACCAGGTGACGATCGGCGTCGGACCAGAACGAATCAGCCATGGACCGACGCTAGGCAGTCCCGGACGGGCACGTCCATCGCACATTTCCGTTGTCGCTGTTAAGCAGAGCCGTACAGTCGGGGGCCATGACGCTGAATCCGTGGCGACTGCGCCTGCTCGCCGACCTGGCGACCTACGGCACCGTCCGGGCCGTCGCGCAGCGCGGCAACCTGAGCCCGTCGGCGGTGTCGCAGCAGCTGACCACGCTGGAACGGGAGACCCGGACCGCGCTGCTGGAGCGCACCGGGCGGCGGGTGCGGCTCACCGCGGCCGGAATGTTGCTCGCCGGTCGGGCTCGGGAGATTCTTGCGGCCATGGACGCGGCCGAGGCGGAGCTGCGTCGCCTCGCCGACGAGCCGGCCGGCACGGTCACCGTGGCCGCGTTCCAGAGTGCCGTGCAAGCCCTCGCCGAACCGGCGCTGGCCCGTCTCGCGGCCCGGCACCCGGACGTGCAGGTGGTGCTGCTGGAGCTGGAGCCGCACGAGAGCATGCCGGCGCTGCGTCGGGGTGACGTGGATCTGATCATCACGACGGCCGACTTCGCCGGCGCGCAGCTCTCCCCGGAGATCGACCTGGTGCCGCTCGCCACCGACCCGGTCGTGCTCGTGCTGCCCCCGGGGCACTCGCTGAGCAGTGTCGAGTCGGTGGCTCTGGAGGCGTGCGCGCAGCAGCGCTGGACGTTCGACGTCGCCGGCTCGTACATGTCCGAGCTGTCCACCCGGCTGTGTCGGGAGGCCGGGTTCGAGCCCGTGGTGATCTGCCGGTTCAACAACTACATGCTGGCGCTGCAGCACGTGGAAAACGGCCGTTCGATCACCATGCTGCCGAAGCTGGCGGTCGACCCGCGGTACCGGGTGGTGACCCGGCCGTTGAACCCGCCGCTGACCCGGCGCATCACGGCTGCGGTCCGGCGACCGGCTGCGTCACGCCCGGAGGTGGCGGCCGTGCTCAGCGCGCTGAGGGCAGGTGACTGACCAGCGCTGCCCGGCGCTCGGTGGGACGCGGTCGGCACCTCGTGCCCGCCGCTGTCACCCGGTCACGTCCTGGGCAGGCTGCAGGATCCCGGTCAGCACTGCCTGCTCGCTGTCCTTCACCCGTTGAGCATATGGGTGCCTGATCGACCTCCTCGGTGGCCGCTCCAGGGGCCGTGTGCGGAGCAAGGCGGCTTCGTCTTGCTTTGTACAGCGTTCGATGTACTATCCAGCGGGTGGAGACGTTGATGCATTCGCAGGTGCTGGCCCGCTTCGGTCACGCCCTGTCCGACCCGACCCGGGCGCGGCTGCTGCTCGCGCTGCGGGACGGGCCGGGCTACCCGGCGGAGCTGGCCGACCTGCTGGGCGCGACCCGGCAGAACGTGTCGAACCACCTGTCCTGCCTGCGTGGCTGCGGTCTGGTGGTCGCCGTGCCACAGGGTCGCCGTACCCGCTATGAGCTGGCCGACGCTCGCCTGGCGCACGCCCTGGCCGACCTTCTCGGCCTCGTCCTGGCCGTCGACCCCGCCGCCTGCCCGGACGCCTCCGGGAAGGGTTGCTGCTGATGACCCTGCCCCTGGTCGCCCTCACCCCCGCCGGGCCGTCGCCGGCCCGCCGCCAGGTGCTCGCCCGCCGGGTACGGCTGCTCGTCGCCGCCACCATCACCTACAACGTCATCGAGGCCGTGGTGGCGATCACCGCCGGCACCGTGGCCTCGTCGACCGCGCTGATCGGCTTCGGCCTCGACTCGGTCATCGAGGTGTCCTCGGCCGCGGCGGTGGCCTGGCAGTTCGCCGCCCCTGACCCGCAGGCCCGGGAGAAGGTCGCGCTTCGGGTCATCGCGGTGTCGTTCTTCGCCCTCGCCGCCTACGTCACCGTCGAGTCGGTCCGGGCGCTGGCCGGCGGCGCCGACGCCGAACACTCCAGCATCGGCCTGGTGCTGGCCGCGCTGTCGCTGGCGATCATGCCGGTGCTGTCGTACGCGCAGCGGCGCGCCGGCCGGGAACTCGGCTCCCGCTCCGCGGTCGCCGACTCCAAGCAGACCCTGCTGTGCACGTACCTGTCCGCGGTCCTGCTCGTCGGCCTCGGCGTCAACAGCCTGTTCGGTTGGTCCTGGGCCGACCCGATCGCCGCGCTGGTCATCGCCGCCGTCGCAGTCAAGGAAGGCCGCGAGGCGTGGCGCGGCGACGCCTGCTGCGCCGTCCCACCGACCGCCACCCTCACCGGCACCGACACCGTCGCCGGTGAGCCCGCCGCCGACGGAGGCGACGCCTGCGGATGCCACCCCGGCTGCGCGTGCTGCTAGTCGGCGTAGCCTGCGGACGTCGTCGGGTCCGACGATGGTGGCTGCGTTGACCCCGAATCGAATCGGTCCCGGCTGGCGAGGACCGCGTCGAGGTGCCGGCGACTCCGGTCACACAGCCGGTAGACGATGCCGTGCGCGGACCGGCCGGCCTCGGTCAGGGCGTACTCATCTATTCGATCTCGGCGTCGAACGCCTTGCGGGCGTGTTCGATCTGGGGCAGGTACGTGTCGGCCCACTCGAGGAGCGTGTCGACCGGGGCGCGCAGGGTCTTTCCCAACCGGGTGATCCGGTACTCCACCGCGACCGGACGAGTCGCGACCACCTCGCGCTCGATGATCCCGTTGCGCTCCAGACGTCGTAGTGTCGCCGTGAGCGACTTCTGCGTCACCGCCGGGACCGCCCGGCGCAGCTCGTTGAACCGGCACGGGCGCTCGCACAGCTCGTTGAGAACGCTGAGCGACCACTTGTCCAGCACCTGGTCGAGCAACTCGCGGTGGGGTGCGTCGATGCGCAGCTCGCCGACGTGGGGGGTGGTGGTATCGCGCATGAAACCAGGTCTCCTTGAAGTGTCCTCCGTCAACTAGGTATCAATGGTAAACCGAGTTGGTTCCTGTGGAGGAGAAACGATGCCTGTCACCCGCTTCAGCCCCGACGGTCTTCAGCCGCACACCCCCTACGAGCACGTGGCGGTAGCCACCGGGTCGCGTCACATCCACGTCAGCGGTCAGATCGCCCGACTGGCGGATGGCTCACCGGTCGCCCCGGGTGACCTGACCGGGCAGGTCGCGCAGGCGCTGCGCAACACCGGCCGAGCCCTCGCCGGAGCCGACGCGTCCTTCGAGGACGTGGTCCGGTTGACCTTCTACGTCACCAACTGGTCGCCCGAGAAGATCGGGCCGTTCATGGCCGGGATCGAATCGGTCGTCGAGGAACTCGGCCTTCCCTGGCCCCTTCCGCCGGCGTCGCTGATCGGGGTGGACCACCTCTTCGAGCCCGACGTGCTCGTCGAACTGGAGGCGACTGCGATCTCGGAGTGAGTGCTTCCTGCTCGCTCGTGACGTCGCCGGAGCGGGCCCGCCGTGATGGCGCGGGGGCACTGGCGGACGCCAATTGCCGATAGTGTTCCCAAGCACACTGTCCGCGCGTCCTGAAGGGTCCTGCCATGAGCTTTGGTCGTCGGCGGCTGTCGCGAACTGTCGCCGCCGCGCTGGTCGTCCTCGCCGGGGTGGCTGTTCCCGCCGTGCCCGCCGCGGCGGCGAAGCGTGGCCCGGACCTCGCGGTCGACGCCTCCGGGACGACGATCCCGCTGGGCGTCGAGCGGAAGGTCGTCTACCTCAAGATCAGCAACCGGGGGGACGAGACCCCACGCGACGTCGTCGTCCGTGTTCGCCAGCCGGCAGAGGGCCCCGACCCCCTGCCGGTCGCCCTGATCTGGCACGCCGGTGGCGGCGTGGGCGAGTGCGACGGCGACTTCGGGGGGTTCTACTGCCAACTGCTGCCGGAGCTGATCCCCGGGCCGGGTGAAACCACCGACGTGCCCATCGACGCGGCCGTCTTCGGGGCCGCCGGGCCCTACCAGGGCAGCTTCGAGGTGTCGGTCACCCTCGGGTCCGACAAGGACGCGAATCCGGCCGACAACACCAGATCGTTCCCACTGGTGCTGGTCGACCAGCGCAGCGCCGACCTCTCGGTGGTGGCCCGCGACGTGAAGCAGTCGGTTCGGGTCGGCGCCGACGGCAGGCCCGAGCCCACCGGCACGCTGAACCCGGGCGAGACGGGAGCGCTGCGGCAGACCGTCGCCAACCAGGGCCGCGCGGCGGTCAACGGCGTGCGGGTCACGCTGCGCCTACCCAAGGGCGTGACCTTCACCAAGCCCCCGACCCAGTGCGTGCTCGGCGACGCCGGCCGCTCGGCGGTCTGCACCTATCCGGGCCTCACCCTCGTTCCGGCCGTCGAGGACACCGACCCGGACGACGCGGTCTACTCGGCGGTCGAGCTGTACAACCTCGTGACGACCCCCGCGTCGGCCACCGCGCCGGCGACGGTGCAGGGCGGGACCGTGCGGGTGGAGGGCCTCACCGAACGGTCGACCAAGGACCGCGCCACGCCCGCGCGTACGGCACTGCCCGCGAACGCCGCCGCCGTACCGGTGGCCGACGTGGACCCCGGCGACAACCGGGACGGGTTCGCCGTGGTGCTGGCCGCCAAGACCGGCGGCGGCGATGGCGGCAACGGCAACGGCAACGGCGGCAACGGCGGTGCCGGTGGTGGCGACGGTGGCGGTGACGGCGGGCTGCCGGTCACCGGTCCGCAAGCCGGGCTGATCGGCGGAATCGGCATCGCGGCGCTGGCGGCCGGTGCCGTGCTGTTCCTCTCCTCCCGGCGTCGCCGGACGATTTTGGTGACCCCCGAGGACGAGCAGCCACTGGCCTGACCCGTCCCGTCGGCCCGTGCGGGCGGGACGGGCAACCGTCCCGCCCGCACCCGACGCCTCCCATCCTCGATCGGGAAGCCACGACCGGTGCCGCTGTCGGGCGCACCGACGAGACCGGCGTCACCCACCCCGTCCCGCCGCCGACACCCCGACCTCTGACTACGATGGCCGCAGCGCTGGTTCACCCGGTCGGCGACGGCCGGGTGTCGTAAGAGGGAACCCGGTGGAAGTCCGGGACTGCCCCGCAGCGGTGAGTGGGAACGACCGCCGTCATCAGCACTGGGCCACCGGCCCGGGAAGCGACGGCCAGTAGGCGACCGAACCCGGTCCGGCCCGCGAGTCCGAAGACCTGCCCGCGCCGCGCGCACCACCGGTGCGCGCTGCCGTCGACCTCGCGGGTGGGTCGGGCGGGTGACACGCCGTACGCGATCCGTCGGCGTGCCCTCGACGCGCGCCCCCCGGTCGGCGGTCCGCTGCATCGAGGACGGACCCGCACAGTGCCCGACACCATCACACTCGCCGGCCGACCACCGTCGGCCTCGCACCTGACCCTGTCGCAGATCATGGACCAGCACCACACCAACCTGATGGGTACGGTCCACGGTGGCCGGATCCTCAACCTGATCGACTCGGTCGCCGGGGTCGTCGCCGCCCGCCACTCCGACGGCCCGGCGGTCACCGCCGCCATCGACGAGACCGCCTTCCTGCGCGCGGTCCGCGTCGGCGACGTGGTCCACGTCGACGCCCGGATCACCTGGGCCGGCCGCAGCTCGATGGAGGTGGCGGTGAAGGTCAGCGCGGACCGCTGGGACCGCGCGGTACCGCCGGTCGACGTGGCCACGGCACACCTGGTGATGGTGGCCGTGGACGACCACGGCGACCCCCGCGCCGTCCCGCCGCTGCTGCCGCAGACCGACGGGGACCGGCGACGCTACCGGGAGGCGCAGATCCGGCGGGAACACCGGCTGGCGCTGCGCCGGGCCCTGCTCGACGGCGCCGGGGAGGGCTGAACGATGCTCGGACTGTCCGTGGCGGCCCTCACCGGATACCTCGCCGCGATCGTCGTCCTCATGATCACACCCGGCCCGGACATGATGTTCGTGCTGGCCAACGCCACCCGCTACGGGGCCCGCTCCGGCGTCGTCGCCGCGCTCGGCGTCGCCGCCGGGGAAGCCGTGCACGTCGCGGCGGTGGTCGGGGGACTGGCCACGCTGATCAGCGCCTCACCGGTCCTGTTCACCGCCATCCGATGGGCCGGCGCCGCCTACCTGATCGTCCTGGGGATCCGGGCCGCCCGCCACCGCGATCCGGTCACCGCCACCGGTCCGGACCACGGCGCGTCGCCCGGCCGGGCGTTTCTGCGCGGCCTGGCGACGAACCTGCTCAACCCCAAGATGATCCTGTTCAGCGTGGCGTTCCTGCCCCAGTTCGTCGACCCCGGCGCCGGCAACGCCACGGCGCAACTCGTCCTGCTCGGCGCCCTGTTCGTCGCCGTGCAACTCGCCGTGGACGTCACCCTCGGCGCGGGCGCCGGCCGGCTCGCCCGCCGGTTGGCCGACCGGCGGTGGTCGCGGCGGATCAACCGGGTCTGCGCGGTCGCGTTCGTCGCGCTCGGCGTCCGCCTCGCACTGGGCTAGCCGTCGCGTCCGCTGCCCGCCGACGACGCCGCCACCCCGGCGCGTGAATGCGGCTCCGGAATATTCGTTGCCAACCGCGGACACCGAGCTTACCTTTGATCAGCAAGGTCAACCGAACCGGAAAAGGAGCTCCCCGTGTCGCAGTACGCCCTCACCGAAACCATGCGGTCCAAGCCGCGCGGTGGTGTCGTGCTGCCCTCGATCGGGCGAGCCCACGATCTGCGCGCGAGTGAGCAGAACTGGAAGTCGGGGTGGCGGCGCGAATAGCGCCAGCGGAAGCTGGAAAGCCGCCCACCCGACAGGGGAAGGGCGGCTTTTTCGTTACCCGATCAATCACAGAGGGGCGTAGCTCAACCGGGAGAGCACCGGTCTCCAAAACCGAAGGTTGCAGGTTCGAACCCTGTCGCTCCTGCTTTCGCCGCGGCCACGGCCGGAGGCGCCGTTGATTCTCAACTCCACAGTGGATGGCATGGAAGAGGCCTCGGTCGGCGCCGGCAGGCGCCGGCCGGGGGTAACACCTTCCGGGACGGGGGAGACGGTGACCCGCCCGCTTTGGGAGCGGGAGACACAGCGTTCGACTCGCTGGTCCCGGACGATGGGGTGGTGGCACCGGAAACGCCGCAGTGCGTACCCGGCCTGCTGCCTGTCCCATGGGCCGTTGGAGCAATTGGCAGCTCATCCGGTTCTCAGCCGGACGGTTACGGGTTCGAGTCCCGTACGGCCTACGTACGACATGCCAAGCGGTCGTGGTGAACTGGGCGGACACGTCGATCTTCCACATCGAAGCAGCGGGTTCGATGCCCGCCGACCGCTCTCGCTGAGGTAGGCCCGTTGGCGGGCACCCTGACAGGCATTCGGAAAGGACGCGGGTTCGTTTCCTGCTCCTGCGACACCGACCGAGCGCCGTGCAGCACGGAACCGGCCGGCGGGAGTGCGTCCCGCCGGTCACCTTCCCGGGTCGTCTAGCCGGCAAGACGCCGCACTCTGGATGCGGAGAGCTGGGTTCGAATCCTGGCCCGGGAGCGCAATGCCCTCGTAGCCCAACGGTAGAGGCACGACGTTGAGGACGTCGCCAGTGTGCGTTCGACTCGCGCCGAGGGCACCACGCCGACGTAGCTCAGATGGTCGGAGCGCTCCGCTCATGACGGAGAGGTCCCCGGTTCGAGGCCGGGCGTCGGCACGCAGGACATGCCCGGGTAGCCGAACGGCAGGAGGCACCCCGTTCAGGTCGGGGACGTGTGCGTTCGAATCGCGCTCCGGGTACGCGTGGGGTCGTAGCTCAGATGGCAGAGCGCTTCCTCGACAAGGAAGAGGTCGGCGGTTCGAGTCCACCCGACGACACCATGCCCCCGTGGCTCAGCGGATAGAGCACTGGATTACGGATCCAGGGGTCGCGCGTTCGAATCGCGCCGGGGGTACGCAACGGGAATGTGGCGCACTCGGTGGTGCGCCGGTTGGAGCCGGAGGGCGTCGGGTCGCGCCCGACCGGCCCGGCTCACGGTGAGGCCACCCGACAGGCGCCGCTAGCTCATGGGGTAGAGCTGCCGACTCTTAATCGGCTGGTGCAGGGTTCGAGTCCCTGGCGGCGCACCATCGTGCTCAGGCACGACTATTCCGGCGTCGCCCAATCGGTAGGGCAGCGGACTGTTGATCCGTAGAGGTACTGGTTCGAGTCCAGTCGCCGGAGCGATGGAGTGGGGGCTTCCGCCCCGGCGGTCTGCGGAACCGCGTACGCCAGCCCGAATCCGGTCACGACTCCAACCACCATCCACTGTGGTGAGCCGGCACGACGGCCGCCGATGATCTCCGGTCGCCCGGCGGGCCGCACCGAAGGTGGGGGATTGTGTCGACTCCCGCCGATGCGTAACGTAGCGCACTGATGTGACTACTCACTGTTTCAGTTGGAGGTGGTCCATGTGACGCGCACCGTGGAGACGGAACTGCCGCTCTGGCCCCCGGTCAACACCGCCCGCGGCCCGTTCACTCCGTTGGACGACGCCGAACGCCGGCGCTACGTCGGCCCGGTGCGGCGGGTGCGACTGCCCACCGGATCCTCGGCGTGGCTGGTCACCCGGCACGCCGACGTACGCCACATGCTGCGCCAGCCGGCCTTCAGCTCCGACTTCGACCGCCCCGGCTTCCCGTTGCTGCGACCGCCGGCCCGCTCGACGGCCGGCGACAGCAAGGGCTCGTTCATCCGGATGGACGGCGCCGAGCACTCCCGGTTGCGGCGGATGCTCACCGCCGAGTTCATGATCAAGAACGTCCGCCGGATCGAGCCGCTGATCCGGGGCTCCGTCGACCAGGCGCTCGACGACCTGGCCGCCGCCGGGCCCCCGGCCGACCTGGTGTCGACCTTCGCCCTGCCGCTGCCGTCCATGGTGATCTGTCACCTCCTCGGCGTCCCCTACGCCGACCACGACTTCTTCCAGACCCGCAGCCGCACGCTGCTCGACCGCGAGATGCCGCCGGAGCGGGTCCGGCGCGACTTCGAGGAGCTGCGCGACTACGTCCGGACCCTCGTGGACGACCGGCGGGCCCGGGCCGACGACGCCGACGACCTGCTCGGCCGACTCGTGCGGGAGCGGGTCGAACCGGGGGAGTTGGAGGTCGACGAACTGGTCGGCATGGCGCTGCTGCTGCTCATCGCCGGGCACGAGACCACCGCCAACATGATCGGGCTCAGCGTCCTGCTGCTGACCGGGGACCCCGCCCGCTACGCGATCCTGCGCGACGAGCCCGAGCGGGCGGCGGACCTGGTGGAGGAGTTGCTGCGCTACCTGAGCATCGTGCGGACCGGGTTGTTCCGGGTCGCCGTCGAGGACGTCGAGGTCGGCGGTCGGCTGATCCGGGCCGGCGAGGGCGCCATCGCCCTCATCTCCCTGGCCAACCGCGACGACGAGGTGTTCGACGATCCCGACGCGTTCGACCCGTACCGTCAGGCGCACCAGCAGGTGGCCTTCGGGTTCGGGGTGCACCAGTGCATCGGGCAGCCGTTGGCGCGCGCCGAGTTGCGCATCGCGTTGGTGGCGCTGGCCCGCCGATTCCCCGGACTGCGGGTGACGGCGGCACCCGAGGAGCTGAGCACCCGGGACAATTCCATCGTCTTCGGCCTCGACACGCTGCCGGTGACGTGGTGAGCGCCGCCGGCGAGGCGGCGACCGTGCGGGTGCGGGTCGACCGGGACGCCTGCTGCGGTTCGGGCAACTGTGTGCTCACCGCCCCGGAGGTCTTCGCCCAGGACGACGGCGACGGGCTGGTGCTGCTGCGAGTCACCGCGCCGCCGGCGGGCAGCGACGAGCGGGTGCGCCGCGCCGCCGACCTGTGCCCGGCCGGGGCCATCCAGGTCACCTGACGCCCTGGCGGCCACGAATCCGGGGCAGCCACATCAGGATCCCTTCCGCGCCGCCGACCGGGGCGAACGGCAGCGCCGTGGTCGGGATGGCCTCCCGCTGCACGAGCTGCGCGGTGTGGCCGCCGTGGCATCCACGGCGGCCACACCGTCCCGGTCGCGCCGTCAGGCCGCGCGCGACGACAGGATCAGGCCTGCGGGGTACGCGGGGCCGCGTCTCACATCGGGGTCCAGCCGTCGCTGCCGGCCAGGTACCTCTGCGGCGTGTAGGTGGCGGCCTGCGCGTCGCTGAGCTGGGGACGGTTGCCGTTGACGGTCGCGCCGGCACCGGTGTTGCGGTATTCGGAGAAGCGGGCGTTCTGCCAGGTGGCGTCGCCCATGTTGGTCCACGGCTGGGCGTTCTTGACGGTGCTGCTCAGGTTGGACTCTCGGTAGAGCACCTGCGCGCCCTGCCGCCAGGGCCGGCCGAGGGTGGTGTTGTTGCTGCCGGCGCCGGTGATGGTGGAGCGGTAGAACAGGAAGCCGTAGGTCTTGGCGGCGTCGGTGCTCGCGGCGGTCATGGTGCCGCCGGAGGAGCGCTTCTCGTGGACGGTGCAGGCGTTGAAGACGACAGTGCCGCCGCCGAAGACGAAGTCGGTGGTGCCCTCGATGTAGGAGTTGACCACGTAGGCGCGGGTGCGGTCGTTGACCAGGAAGGTGTCCTGGTCGCCGAGGAGCCGCACGTTGCGCAGCACCGCCCGGTCGGCGTTGAGGTGCAACGCCACGGCCTGGTCGCCGGTCTCGTAGGTGTTCTCGTCGTAGTCGTTGGAGATGGTCAGGTTCTCCGCGACGAAGTTCGCCCCGTCGACGAACATGCTGGCGCTGCCGGAGGTGCCGCTGGTGTGGGCGGAGTTGTGGTAGACGATCGTGGTGTTCGACGGCGACGAGCCGAGACCCTGGAAGGTGATGTTCGGCTTGTTCGACGGCACGCGCACCACCTGCCGGTAGGTGCCGGGCTTGATGGTGATGACCCGCCGGGTGGTGTTGTTCGCGGGGACCGCGTCCACGGCCTCCTGCACCGTGCGGTAGGTGCCGCTGCCGTCCGAGGCGACCGTCGACGTCCCGCCCGACGGCGGGGTGGTGGGGGTGCTGCCGGTGGGGTTGAAGCGCCATTGCATGCGGGCGGTGTCGGCGCAGGGTTCCTGGATGATGGGGTTGTTGCCGGCGGTGGAGCCGTCCTTGTTGGCGATGCAGAGGTTGTTGAGGTTGCTGCGGATGAGGAACTTGTCGGCGACGTTGGAGGGGGTGAGGGTCCAGGTCTGGTTGGTGCTGGTGCCGCAGGTCCACTGCCAGAGCTGTTCGCCGGTGGTGCTGGAGTAGTTGGGCACGTCGATGCACTTGCCGCTGTTGAGGTTGGTCAGGCCGTAGGCGCCGTTCTGCGACACCGCCCGGAACTGTTGCGCCGGGGCGCCGGCGTCGCAGGCCACCTGCGCGAGGCGTACTCCGTTGTCGGTGCCGGCGCCGGTCACGACGATGCATTTGCCGCTGGCGCCGTTGGCCAGGGTGTAGGTGCCGCCGGCGACCGGAGTGGCGGCGTCGGCAGGGCCGCCCAGCGCCACGACGGCGACCGGGACGGTGAGCGCCACGGCGGCGGCCGTGGACAGGACGCCGACCCGGCGTCCCGGAAGTGCTCTCTTGGACATGTTCCTACCTCGATGTCAGGGGTGGTGGTGGAGGGGCGCGGTGCGCGGCGGACCGTGGCCCGCCGCGCACCGTCGGCGTCACTGGCCGATGGCGGCCTGGGGGCCGGCGTACGTGCGCAGCAGGGCGGGCACGTCGGCGGCGGGGTCGAGCCGGTAGCTGTAGAAGCTCGACGGGGTGAACGCGGATCCGCCGGTCTCGCGCTGGCCGGTGCAGGCGACGCAGACGCTGCCGCTCTGGCGCAGCTCGGCGGCGTCGTCGCGGTAGTAGGGATCCTTGACGGTGTCGTAGTAGGTGTTCTCGATGACCATCTTGGTGGCGCCGCGGGAGTAGTTGCCGTAGCCGCGGACGTTCTGCATGTAGTTGTTGTAGAGGTGCGCGTACTGCACGTTGTCGGTGCTGGGGTTGCGCACGTTGGTGTCGTGGATCCAGTTGTGGTGGATGGTGATGCGGGCGGTGACGTTGGTGGTCCAGCCGATGCCGAACGCCTTGTTGCCCTCGGCGATGACGTTCCAGGACACGGTGAGGTTGGTGGTGTCCTTACGGCTGTCGATCAGACCGTCGTTCATCCGCACGATCTGGTTGTGGTCGATCCAGATCCGGTTGGCGGTGTCCATCTGGATGCCGTCGTAGTCGAAGTCCTTGTCGTCCGGGTCGTCGGAGGTCATCCGGGTGTCACGGATGGTGAGGTTGCGGATGATGACGTTGCTGGTGCCGGTGCCGAGGTTGAAGCCGCCGTTGACGATCTGGCCGCCCCTGCCGACGCCGACGATGGTCTTGTTCGACTTGACCGGGATCTCCTTGCCGTACGGGCTGATCGTGATCGCCGCGCCGACCCGGATCACGTGGGGGGTGCTGGCCGAGGCGTAGCGCTCCAGGTCGGCTTGGTTGGTCACGGTGACCGTGGTGCCGCCGGCGCCGCCGGTGGTGCCGGCCGCGCCGGCGAACCCGTCCGGCGCGTTCGCGTACGGCCCGCTCGACGGCGGGGTGGTGGGTGGGTTGGTGGGGGTGCTGCCGACGGGGTTGAAGCGCCATTGCATGCGGGCGGTGTCGGCGCAGGGTTCCTGGATGATGGGGTTGTTGCCGGCGGTGGAGCCGTCCTTGTTGGCGATGCAGAGGTTGTTGAGGTTGCTGCGGATGAGGAACTTGTCGGCGACGCTGGAGGGGGTGAGGGTCCAGGTCTGGTTGGTGCTGGTG encodes:
- a CDS encoding LysR family transcriptional regulator, which translates into the protein MTLNPWRLRLLADLATYGTVRAVAQRGNLSPSAVSQQLTTLERETRTALLERTGRRVRLTAAGMLLAGRAREILAAMDAAEAELRRLADEPAGTVTVAAFQSAVQALAEPALARLAARHPDVQVVLLELEPHESMPALRRGDVDLIITTADFAGAQLSPEIDLVPLATDPVVLVLPPGHSLSSVESVALEACAQQRWTFDVAGSYMSELSTRLCREAGFEPVVICRFNNYMLALQHVENGRSITMLPKLAVDPRYRVVTRPLNPPLTRRITAAVRRPAASRPEVAAVLSALRAGD
- a CDS encoding ArsR/SmtB family transcription factor, which codes for MHSQVLARFGHALSDPTRARLLLALRDGPGYPAELADLLGATRQNVSNHLSCLRGCGLVVAVPQGRRTRYELADARLAHALADLLGLVLAVDPAACPDASGKGCC
- a CDS encoding cation transporter gives rise to the protein MTLPLVALTPAGPSPARRQVLARRVRLLVAATITYNVIEAVVAITAGTVASSTALIGFGLDSVIEVSSAAAVAWQFAAPDPQAREKVALRVIAVSFFALAAYVTVESVRALAGGADAEHSSIGLVLAALSLAIMPVLSYAQRRAGRELGSRSAVADSKQTLLCTYLSAVLLVGLGVNSLFGWSWADPIAALVIAAVAVKEGREAWRGDACCAVPPTATLTGTDTVAGEPAADGGDACGCHPGCACC
- a CDS encoding winged helix-turn-helix transcriptional regulator, with product MRDTTTPHVGELRIDAPHRELLDQVLDKWSLSVLNELCERPCRFNELRRAVPAVTQKSLTATLRRLERNGIIEREVVATRPVAVEYRITRLGKTLRAPVDTLLEWADTYLPQIEHARKAFDAEIE
- a CDS encoding RidA family protein yields the protein MPVTRFSPDGLQPHTPYEHVAVATGSRHIHVSGQIARLADGSPVAPGDLTGQVAQALRNTGRALAGADASFEDVVRLTFYVTNWSPEKIGPFMAGIESVVEELGLPWPLPPASLIGVDHLFEPDVLVELEATAISE
- a CDS encoding acyl-CoA thioesterase, translating into MPDTITLAGRPPSASHLTLSQIMDQHHTNLMGTVHGGRILNLIDSVAGVVAARHSDGPAVTAAIDETAFLRAVRVGDVVHVDARITWAGRSSMEVAVKVSADRWDRAVPPVDVATAHLVMVAVDDHGDPRAVPPLLPQTDGDRRRYREAQIRREHRLALRRALLDGAGEG
- a CDS encoding LysE family translocator, with the translated sequence MLGLSVAALTGYLAAIVVLMITPGPDMMFVLANATRYGARSGVVAALGVAAGEAVHVAAVVGGLATLISASPVLFTAIRWAGAAYLIVLGIRAARHRDPVTATGPDHGASPGRAFLRGLATNLLNPKMILFSVAFLPQFVDPGAGNATAQLVLLGALFVAVQLAVDVTLGAGAGRLARRLADRRWSRRINRVCAVAFVALGVRLALG
- a CDS encoding cytochrome P450, yielding MTRTVETELPLWPPVNTARGPFTPLDDAERRRYVGPVRRVRLPTGSSAWLVTRHADVRHMLRQPAFSSDFDRPGFPLLRPPARSTAGDSKGSFIRMDGAEHSRLRRMLTAEFMIKNVRRIEPLIRGSVDQALDDLAAAGPPADLVSTFALPLPSMVICHLLGVPYADHDFFQTRSRTLLDREMPPERVRRDFEELRDYVRTLVDDRRARADDADDLLGRLVRERVEPGELEVDELVGMALLLLIAGHETTANMIGLSVLLLTGDPARYAILRDEPERAADLVEELLRYLSIVRTGLFRVAVEDVEVGGRLIRAGEGAIALISLANRDDEVFDDPDAFDPYRQAHQQVAFGFGVHQCIGQPLARAELRIALVALARRFPGLRVTAAPEELSTRDNSIVFGLDTLPVTW
- a CDS encoding ferredoxin, encoding MVSAAGEAATVRVRVDRDACCGSGNCVLTAPEVFAQDDGDGLVLLRVTAPPAGSDERVRRAADLCPAGAIQVT
- a CDS encoding pectinesterase family protein; the encoded protein is MSKRALPGRRVGVLSTAAAVALTVPVAVVALGGPADAATPVAGGTYTLANGASGKCIVVTGAGTDNGVRLAQVACDAGAPAQQFRAVSQNGAYGLTNLNSGKCIDVPNYSSTTGEQLWQWTCGTSTNQTWTLTPSNVADKFLIRSNLNNLCIANKDGSTAGNNPIIQEPCADTARMQWRFNPTGSTPTTPPSGGTSTVASDGSGTYRTVQEAVDAVPANNTTRRVITIKPGTYRQVVRVPSNKPNITFQGLGSSPSNTTIVYHNSAHTSGTSGSASMFVDGANFVAENLTISNDYDENTYETGDQAVALHLNADRAVLRNVRLLGDQDTFLVNDRTRAYVVNSYIEGTTDFVFGGGTVVFNACTVHEKRSSGGTMTAASTDAAKTYGFLFYRSTITGAGSNNTTLGRPWRQGAQVLYRESNLSSTVKNAQPWTNMGDATWQNARFSEYRNTGAGATVNGNRPQLSDAQAATYTPQRYLAGSDGWTPM
- a CDS encoding RICIN domain-containing protein, with the translated sequence MSSRRLSGRRAAVTSSAVAAALAVPVAVVALVGPADAATPTAGGTYTLANGASGKCIVVTGAGTDNGVRLAQVACDAGAPAQQFRAVSQNGAYGLTNLNSGKCIDVPNYSSTTGEQLWQWTCGTSTNQTWTLTPSSVADKFLIRSNLNNLCIANKDGSTAGNNPIIQEPCADTARMQWRFNPVGSTPTNPPTTPPSSGPYANAPDGFAGAAGTTGGAGGTTVTVTNQADLERYASASTPHVIRVGAAITISPYGKEIPVKSNKTIVGVGRGGQIVNGGFNLGTGTSNVIIRNLTIRDTRMTSDDPDDKDFDYDGIQMDTANRIWIDHNQIVRMNDGLIDSRKDTTNLTVSWNVIAEGNKAFGIGWTTNVTARITIHHNWIHDTNVRNPSTDNVQYAHLYNNYMQNVRGYGNYSRGATKMVIENTYYDTVKDPYYRDDAAELRQSGSVCVACTGQRETGGSAFTPSSFYSYRLDPAADVPALLRTYAGPQAAIGQ